From Myxococcota bacterium:
GATCCGCAACCCCGTGCCGGTCTCACCGCTCGAGGAGCTGGGCGTCGACGTGCGCGTGGCCGTGAACCTGCAGACGCACCCCGTGCGCGAGCTCGAGCCGCGCGCGCGCCGCGCGCGCATGATGTCGCGCATCGGCGACGCCTTCGAGAAACGCATCGCGCGCCTGCGCGGGCGGCCGCGCGCCGAGCCCGAGCCCGAGCCCCTGCCCGAGGAGCTCTCGGGGCCGAACCTGCTCGAGATCATCACCGCGTCGATGAGCGTGCTCGAGCACGAGATCGCGCGGCACCGGCTCGCGCGCGAGCCGGTCGACGTCGTGCTCACGCCCGACCTCCGCGGGATCCGCTCGTTCGAGTTCCACAAGGCCCCGCGCGCGGTGAACGCGGGCCGGCGCGAGCTCGCGGACAAGCTGCCCGAGATCCGCGCCGCTCTGCGCCGCCGCGCCGGGCTCGCGCGCTACTTCTCGTTGGGCTCGAGCTCGTAGCCTTCGGGCAGGTTCGAGCCCAGGAAGCGCAGCGTCTCGGGGTCCACGTTCGTGAACGAGAGCGCGACCTCCTGCGTGAAGCCGTCGAGGTCGGTGACTCGCACGAGCTGGCCCTCGACCAGGATGGTGCGCGCGCCGATCGTGAGCTGCACGCGCAGCGTCTCGCCCAGCTCGACCTCGAGGCCGACGCACTGGAAGCGGATGCCGCCGATCGACACGTCGAGCGCGTGCGCCAGCGACTCGCGCCGGTCGACCCGCGCGATCGACACGAGTGACTCCGTGCGCACCCGCGGGTACTTTCGGCGGTCGAAGGTCGAACGGTCGGTCACGCCTCCGTTTCGGAATGCGAGCCGTCCGGCCTGAGCGGCACTTCTTGCCGCTGGCGCGCGCGTCTAGAACAAGCGCAGCTGGCGCGCGTCGGCGCCGGCCTCGGCGCGCACCAGGCTGGACACGGCCAGCCGCACGCGCCGGACCGGGCGCGCGCCCGCCTGGGTGCGCGACAGCAGCGACTGTGCCGCCTCGGCGAACACCGCGCGGTCGGCCGAGGGCTGCGGCAGCGGCGCCGAGCGCGTGACTCGCGTGCCGTCCACGAAGCGCAGGCCCAGCGTGACCGTGCGCGCGGCGCGGCGCTCGCGCGCGAGCCCGCGCTCGAGCCGTTCGGCGAGCGTCTCGAGCAGGGTCGCCAGGCCGCGCAGGTCGATCGCCGGCTCGTCGAGCGTGCGCTCCTGGGACAGCGTGCGCGCGTGCGGCTTGGGGCGCAGCGGCTCGCGGTCGGCGCCGCGCGCGTAGTCGAGCAGAGCCGATGCGCCCCGCCCCACGATCTGGCTGAGCGTGGCCAGGTCGACCGCGGCCAGCGTCGCGATCGTGTGCACCCCGCGCGCGCCGAGCTTCTCGGCCGTTGCCGGGCCGAGGCCCCAGATCTCGGTCACGGGAAACGGCGCGAGAAAGCTGCGCACCTCGGCCTCGCCGACCTGCCGGATTCCGCCCGGCCCGGTGTGTCTCGCCGCGAGGTGGGCGACGAAGCGCGTCGGCGCGATGCCGGCCACGGCCGCGACGCCGAGCTCGGCCTGCACGCGCACGCAGAGCTCGGCCGCGCGCGCCACCGGATCGATCGACGGGTCGAGCTCGAGGAACGTGCCCTCGATGCCGAGCTCCTCGATCCGGTCGGTCTCGGCGCGCAGCAACGCCCGCAGCTCCGCCGCCACTTCGCGGTAGCGCTCGAGCCGGGTCGGCCGCACCGCCGCGTCGGGACACAGCTCGAGCGCGCGGCGCATCTCCATGCCCTCAGTCACTCCGCGCGCACGAGCCTCGCGGCTGGCGCTGGTGACCGTGCCGCGCTTCGCGGGATCTGCGCCCACGACCACGGGCCGGCCGCGCAGCGCCGGATTGTCGGCCTGCTCCACGGCGGCATAGAGTCCGGGAATC
This genomic window contains:
- a CDS encoding PilZ domain-containing protein — encoded protein: MTDRSTFDRRKYPRVRTESLVSIARVDRRESLAHALDVSIGGIRFQCVGLEVELGETLRVQLTIGARTILVEGQLVRVTDLDGFTQEVALSFTNVDPETLRFLGSNLPEGYELEPNEK
- a CDS encoding DNA polymerase IV gives rise to the protein MIVLILIPGLYAAVEQADNPALRGRPVVVGADPAKRGTVTSASREARARGVTEGMEMRRALELCPDAAVRPTRLERYREVAAELRALLRAETDRIEELGIEGTFLELDPSIDPVARAAELCVRVQAELGVAAVAGIAPTRFVAHLAARHTGPGGIRQVGEAEVRSFLAPFPVTEIWGLGPATAEKLGARGVHTIATLAAVDLATLSQIVGRGASALLDYARGADREPLRPKPHARTLSQERTLDEPAIDLRGLATLLETLAERLERGLARERRAARTVTLGLRFVDGTRVTRSAPLPQPSADRAVFAEAAQSLLSRTQAGARPVRRVRLAVSSLVRAEAGADARQLRLF